In the genome of Aedes aegypti strain LVP_AGWG chromosome 2, AaegL5.0 Primary Assembly, whole genome shotgun sequence, the window tggctaatatagtaaaatcagtgaaaacggcactaccgcaactataggaacacccacaactaagggaacacttaccctattcaaatcgaattttctcagagtcaacgatctgaagttggcccttttgaattgttacgcgagagtTGTCGGAATTCAACTCGATTCAGTTCGTAATCAATGAACGACCCTAGCTTTGACATTTTCCTCtcgaaaacaaaagttttggttGGGTTGAGGGTGGGGGTGGTTGTTTCGATCGGATCGGCTTTCGCCTTCCAAAAAGCACCCTTTCGCAACAAACGAACACCTGATGGTAGGGGGAGAGGGATGTTTTCGGGTGGCTGACGAGAgacggtttttgttttgatctcACACCGTTTTGCTGCTTAGTCATTTTCGGGTCGTCTCGTCAGCAATTTCGCAAGAATAGTTTGTCTCCAGTGGTGTGTGGATATCGATCCATTTGCATGAATTCCATCTTCTGTCCATTGTGTCCAACCAGCAGCTGCCCGAAACTTGAGAGTGGAGTGTTGTTGGGTAATCGCCATCCATCGAATCGAGTGTTTTTAAAATCTTCCCGTGGTAACGATGGCCACATTGAACGAATCGTTGATCCTGGCGCTGGAGCGTTCGAATGCCAAGGACAGGTACGTTACGGGAGCGGAAACGCTCCTGCGGCTGCTGGACAATATCATCCGGGAACCGGGGAACGAGAAATATCGCTCGGTGCGGCTGGAGAACAAGACAATCAAGGAGAAATTGCTATCGGTGTCCGGAATGAAGCCCCTGATGCTGGAGATTGGCTACGTGGAGGCCAGTGGAAGTTTGACCCTGCCCGCGAATGTGGTCATTGCCAAGCTGAGGAAGTATCGGGATTTTATCAACGAACGAAAAGAGCTGATGATGAATCCACCCTCAACGTCATCAGAGGGCGTGATTGTCCAGAAGGCACCTTTGCTGGAAGCGAAAGTCAATGCGGAAGTGATTGTCGTCCCAAAACCGGTCATTCGAGCTGGGAAGTCGTTTCAACAGAGAATAGCTTTCCCCAAGATCATTAGCTCGCGGAATGGATTCTTGCAGCAGCTCGAACTGCTTTCGGATCAGGTAATGCAGTATGAGGACGAGCAGTTGCTCCAAAGTGGCCGCGACCTGGTTCCGCTGGAGACATTGAAGTCACGCGCTAAGGAGAAGCTACGACAGATCCAGAAAATGATAAAGGCCGGAACGTACCGGGAAGAGGAACCGTGGATGGTGGATTTGGTGCTGGAGGAATTGGTCGGGTGGTTCAAGGCGGATTTCTTCCGTTGGATCAATGCGTTGCCGTGTTCGATTTGTGGCAACGAGAAGACCCAACAGGTGGACAGTCGCGTCGAGGATGGCGTTCGGGTCGAGGTCTACAAATGCTGCAACGAAACGAGACGCTTTTATAGGTATAATGACGTGGAGAAACTGCTCCATACTCGCTGTGGCCGTTGCGGAGAATGGGCCAACTGCTTTACGTTCCTGTGTCGGGCCTTAGGGTATGAGGCCCGGTTCGTCTTCTCGACTGGGGATCACGTGTGGACTGAAGTGTACTCCGCTCGGAGGCGTCGCTGGATCCATGTGGATCCTTGCGAGAATGCAATCGATTCCCCGTTGATGTACGAACACGGATGGAAGAAGGACATATCCTACGTGTTCGCATTTTCTCGAGAGGACGTCCAGGATGTTACCTGGAGATATTCCAACCAACATCCGATGGTAATCAAGAGCAGAAAGAGCAGCTCCGAGAAAGAGCTACTCGAAACCATATTGAAGCTGCGGGCCAAGCGGAGGGAGAAAGTTTCCGGACCCAGACTGAAGTTCTTACGCAAAAGAACGCTGGACGAATGCCTGGAATTGCTCTGCACTCGACCAGCCACGCAAGCCGAAGCGGAAGGCAGAAGCTCCGGAAGTTTGGAGTGGCGACTCCAGAGAGGAGAACAGAAGCTGAACACGTTCTACATTTTTATCCCGAACGAGCAGGAAATCCGTACGAAGCAGTTTAACGTGCGGTATTCCTGTGCCAAGGATATCTACGAGCGGTTCCTGAAAGGTCCCGCGGGCCCGTTGACGATCGAGACCACAAAGGACTGGAAGAGCCGCCAGTACACGAGTGAAAACGTTTTCCGCAAGGAAGAGCACGACTGGAAGATGGTTTACCTGGCAAGGACCGAAGGCACGGCGGTGGGTACCGTTAGCTGGAAGTTTGACTTCTCCATACAGGGCATGCGCGTTCGGGACGTTCAGGTCAAGATGGGGACGCAGACCTACGAGGGAGCCAAAATCGAGATTCAGTACTTGAAGGATGATGGTAAGATATTGACTGAAGCACTTATATCTGGCCGTTTTGCTGTTCTACCACCTTGATGTTCGAACAGTCACCACAGGCTAATTATTAGATCTTCAATTTCTTTCtatatttgcttaattttctGAATGATTGACAACGTTTCATTCACACAAATAGCTAGACTTTATGAAGATAATATACAAGAGTATAGGTTCTTCTAAAA includes:
- the LOC5564537 gene encoding peptide-N(4)-(N-acetyl-beta-glucosaminyl)asparagine amidase, giving the protein MATLNESLILALERSNAKDRYVTGAETLLRLLDNIIREPGNEKYRSVRLENKTIKEKLLSVSGMKPLMLEIGYVEASGSLTLPANVVIAKLRKYRDFINERKELMMNPPSTSSEGVIVQKAPLLEAKVNAEVIVVPKPVIRAGKSFQQRIAFPKIISSRNGFLQQLELLSDQVMQYEDEQLLQSGRDLVPLETLKSRAKEKLRQIQKMIKAGTYREEEPWMVDLVLEELVGWFKADFFRWINALPCSICGNEKTQQVDSRVEDGVRVEVYKCCNETRRFYRYNDVEKLLHTRCGRCGEWANCFTFLCRALGYEARFVFSTGDHVWTEVYSARRRRWIHVDPCENAIDSPLMYEHGWKKDISYVFAFSREDVQDVTWRYSNQHPMVIKSRKSSSEKELLETILKLRAKRREKVSGPRLKFLRKRTLDECLELLCTRPATQAEAEGRSSGSLEWRLQRGEQKLNTFYIFIPNEQEIRTKQFNVRYSCAKDIYERFLKGPAGPLTIETTKDWKSRQYTSENVFRKEEHDWKMVYLARTEGTAVGTVSWKFDFSIQGMRVRDVQVKMGTQTYEGAKIEIQYLKDDGTVLPSMQSLVGLGKFTIQAKLSGGQMWQHSQIFRQGKYDDGYPFEVNVQFM